The proteins below come from a single Caulobacter flavus genomic window:
- the nuoF gene encoding NADH-quinone oxidoreductase subunit NuoF, which produces MVGILEDKDRIFTNLYGLQDWGLEGAKARGCWNGTKDILDAGRDWIIENMKNSGLRGRGGAGFSTGLKWSFMPKEVKEGRPHYLVVNADESEPGTCKDREIMRHDPHLLIEGCLIASRAMLAHACYIYIRGEYVFERERLEAAIKQAYEAKLVGKDNIHGWDFDIYVHHGAGAYICGEETALLESLEGKKGQPRLKPPFPAGAGLYGMPTTVNNVESIAVAGTILRRGASWFAGFGRQNNAGTKLFCVSGHVNLPCNVEEAMSIPFRQLMEDHCGGIRGGWGNLKAVIPGGSSVPMIPAEQCEDLPMDFDALRNLKSGLGTAAVIVMDKSTDLVRAIARLSYFYKHESCGQCTPCREGTGWMWRVMERMASGEADPKEIDTLLDVTTQVEGHTICALGDAAAWPIQGLFRHFRHEVEERIASYRSGRLHVQGAKLIAAE; this is translated from the coding sequence ATGGTCGGTATCCTCGAAGACAAGGATCGCATCTTCACCAACCTTTACGGGCTCCAGGACTGGGGTCTGGAAGGTGCGAAGGCGCGCGGTTGCTGGAACGGCACCAAGGATATTCTGGACGCCGGGCGCGACTGGATCATCGAGAACATGAAGAACTCCGGTCTGCGAGGCCGGGGCGGCGCTGGTTTCTCGACCGGTCTGAAGTGGTCCTTCATGCCCAAGGAAGTGAAGGAAGGCCGTCCGCACTATCTCGTCGTCAACGCCGACGAGTCCGAGCCGGGCACCTGCAAGGACCGGGAGATCATGCGGCATGACCCGCACCTCCTGATCGAAGGCTGCCTGATCGCCTCGCGCGCCATGCTGGCCCACGCCTGCTACATCTACATCCGCGGCGAGTACGTCTTCGAGCGCGAGCGCCTGGAAGCCGCGATCAAGCAGGCCTACGAGGCCAAGCTGGTCGGCAAGGACAACATCCACGGCTGGGACTTCGACATCTACGTCCACCACGGCGCCGGCGCCTATATCTGCGGCGAAGAGACGGCCCTGCTGGAAAGCCTGGAAGGCAAGAAGGGCCAGCCGCGCCTGAAGCCGCCGTTCCCGGCCGGCGCGGGCCTCTACGGCATGCCGACCACGGTCAACAACGTCGAGAGCATCGCCGTCGCCGGCACCATCCTGCGCCGCGGCGCCTCGTGGTTCGCCGGCTTTGGCCGCCAGAACAACGCCGGCACCAAGCTCTTCTGCGTCTCGGGCCACGTGAACCTGCCCTGCAACGTCGAAGAAGCCATGAGCATCCCCTTCCGTCAGCTGATGGAAGACCACTGCGGCGGCATCCGCGGCGGCTGGGGCAATCTCAAGGCCGTCATCCCGGGCGGTTCGTCGGTTCCGATGATCCCGGCCGAGCAGTGCGAAGACCTGCCGATGGACTTCGACGCCCTGCGTAACCTGAAGTCGGGCCTGGGCACCGCCGCCGTCATCGTCATGGACAAGTCCACCGACCTGGTCCGCGCCATCGCTCGCCTGTCGTACTTCTACAAGCACGAGAGCTGCGGCCAATGCACGCCGTGCCGCGAAGGCACCGGCTGGATGTGGCGGGTCATGGAACGCATGGCCAGCGGCGAAGCCGATCCGAAGGAAATCGACACCCTTCTGGACGTCACGACCCAAGTCGAGGGTCACACCATCTGCGCCCTGGGCGACGCGGCCGCCTGGCCGATCCAGGGCCTGTTCCGCCACTTCCGCCACGAGGTCGAAGAGCGGATCGCTTCCTATCGTAGCGGTCGCCTGCACGTGCAGGGCGCCAAGCTGATCGCGGCGGAGTAA
- the nuoG gene encoding NADH-quinone oxidoreductase subunit NuoG, with protein MAIAKVNGVEVEFEPGMTVLQVAELAGEEIPRFCYHERLSIAGNCRMCLVEVKPGPPKPQASCALPAAEGQEIFTNTPMVKKAREGVMEFLLINHPLDCPICDQGGECDLQDQAVGYGRDDSRYDENKRAVEEKAMGPLIKTVMTRCIQCTRCVRFITEVAGSPEIGLISRGEDVEITTYLGAAVTSELSANVIDLCPVGALTSKPYAFEARPWELKKTESIDVMDALGSSIRVDGRANAVLRVLPRINEDVNEEWISDKTRYAVDGLQRQRLDRPYVRVDGKLKPATWAEAFAAVSAKIKATAPERIGVIAGDLQDAESLKATKDLFTALGVKNLDARQDGVALGAGPRESWLFNSTIAGIEDADVVLFVGTNPRLEAPVLNARFRKQWIAGKTRFGVIGEQADLTFDYDYLGAGAKTLSGLAKAKNDFVAAFKAAERPAIIIGQGALARADGAAILKAAAGLAKTFKVVREGWNGWNVLHTAAARVAGLDLGFVPAQGGLSATDMLKPGALDVLFLLGADECESAASDAFKIYLGTHGDAGAHKADVILPGAAYTEKNGLYVNTEGRVQMGKRAVFPKGEAKEDWSILRALSETLGHKLPYDSLDQLRAKLFADHPTFGQIDFAPGSVPAVFDLAAVGGEGEATDAPFESPVKAFHLTNPIARASVTMAECAANVSAASKIAAE; from the coding sequence ATGGCAATCGCCAAGGTCAACGGCGTCGAGGTCGAGTTCGAACCCGGCATGACGGTTCTGCAGGTGGCGGAACTGGCTGGGGAAGAGATCCCGCGCTTCTGCTATCACGAGCGTCTGAGCATCGCCGGCAACTGCCGCATGTGCCTGGTCGAGGTCAAACCCGGCCCGCCGAAGCCGCAGGCTTCGTGCGCCCTGCCGGCCGCCGAGGGCCAGGAGATCTTCACCAACACCCCGATGGTCAAGAAGGCCCGCGAAGGTGTGATGGAGTTCCTGCTCATCAACCACCCGCTGGACTGCCCGATCTGCGACCAGGGCGGCGAGTGCGACCTGCAGGACCAGGCGGTCGGCTACGGCCGTGACGACAGCCGCTACGACGAGAACAAGCGCGCGGTCGAAGAAAAGGCCATGGGCCCGCTCATCAAGACCGTGATGACGCGCTGCATCCAGTGCACGCGCTGCGTCCGCTTCATCACCGAAGTCGCCGGCTCGCCGGAGATCGGCCTGATCTCGCGCGGCGAAGACGTCGAGATCACGACCTATCTGGGCGCCGCGGTGACCTCGGAACTGTCGGCCAACGTCATCGATTTGTGCCCGGTCGGCGCCCTGACCTCCAAGCCGTACGCCTTCGAAGCCCGTCCGTGGGAACTGAAGAAGACCGAAAGCATCGACGTCATGGATGCGCTCGGCTCGTCGATCCGCGTCGACGGTCGCGCCAACGCCGTGCTGCGCGTGCTGCCGCGCATCAACGAGGACGTCAACGAAGAGTGGATCTCGGACAAGACCCGTTACGCCGTCGACGGCCTGCAGCGCCAGCGCCTGGACCGTCCGTACGTCCGCGTCGACGGCAAGCTGAAGCCGGCCACTTGGGCGGAGGCTTTCGCCGCCGTCTCGGCCAAGATCAAGGCCACCGCGCCTGAGCGCATCGGCGTCATCGCCGGCGACCTGCAGGACGCCGAGAGCCTGAAGGCGACCAAGGACCTCTTCACCGCCCTGGGCGTGAAGAACCTCGACGCCCGCCAGGACGGCGTCGCCCTGGGCGCGGGCCCGCGCGAGAGCTGGCTGTTCAACTCGACCATCGCCGGCATCGAAGACGCCGACGTCGTCCTGTTCGTGGGCACGAACCCGCGCCTCGAGGCTCCGGTCCTCAACGCCCGCTTCCGCAAGCAGTGGATCGCCGGCAAGACCCGCTTCGGCGTCATCGGCGAACAGGCCGACCTGACGTTCGACTACGACTACCTCGGCGCCGGCGCCAAGACGCTGTCGGGCCTGGCCAAGGCCAAGAACGACTTCGTCGCCGCCTTCAAGGCCGCCGAGCGTCCCGCGATCATCATCGGCCAGGGTGCGCTGGCCCGCGCCGACGGCGCGGCGATCCTCAAGGCCGCCGCGGGCCTGGCCAAGACCTTCAAGGTCGTGCGTGAAGGCTGGAACGGCTGGAACGTGCTGCACACCGCCGCCGCCCGCGTGGCCGGCCTCGACCTGGGCTTCGTCCCGGCGCAAGGTGGTCTTTCGGCGACCGACATGCTGAAGCCGGGCGCGCTGGACGTGCTGTTCCTGCTGGGCGCCGACGAGTGCGAAAGCGCCGCCAGCGACGCCTTCAAGATCTACCTCGGCACCCACGGCGACGCCGGCGCCCACAAGGCCGACGTCATCCTGCCGGGCGCCGCCTACACCGAAAAGAACGGCCTGTACGTGAACACCGAGGGCCGGGTGCAGATGGGCAAGCGGGCCGTGTTCCCGAAGGGCGAGGCCAAGGAAGACTGGTCGATCCTGCGGGCGCTGTCGGAAACCCTGGGCCACAAGCTGCCGTACGACAGCCTGGACCAGCTGCGCGCCAAGCTGTTCGCCGATCACCCGACCTTCGGCCAGATCGACTTCGCCCCGGGCTCGGTTCCTGCCGTGTTCGACCTCGCCGCCGTCGGCGGGGAAGGGGAGGCGACCGACGCTCCGTTCGAGAGCCCGGTGAAGGCCTTCCACCTGACCAATCCCATCGCGCGCGCCAGCGTGACCATGGCCGAGTGCGCGGCCAACGTCTCGGCCGCCTCCAAGATCGCCGCGGAGTAA